In Streptomyces sp. TLI_146, the genomic stretch ATGGGCGAGCGGTACGACGTGCTGGTCACGGCGGGCGACGGGGTGTTCCCGCTGGTGGCGCGGGCCGAGGGGAAGAAGGCGGCGGCGCTGGCGGTGCTGCGCACCGGCGGCGGGGCCGCGCCCGACGCCTCCGTACGCCCCAAGGAGCTGACCGGGCGGCTGCTCACAGCCGAGAAGCTCGCGCCGGACGCCTCCGTGGCGCTGCCCTCGAAGGCGCCCGACCGGACGGTGAGGCTGACGCTGACCGGCGGGATGGCGAAGTACGACTGGGCCTTCGACGGGAAGCCGTACCGGCCGGACGCGCGCCACCCCGTCCAGGCAGGCGAGCGGGTGCGGCTGGTCTTCGCCAACACGACGTCGATGTGGCACCCGGTGCATCTGCACGGCCACACGTTCGCGCTGGCGGGCGGCGCGGGCGGGGCCCGCAAGGACACGGCGGTAGTGCGGCCGAAGCAGACGCTGACCGTGGACTTCGACGCGGACAACCCGGGCCTGTGGATGGTCCACTGCCACAACGTCTACCACTCGGAGGCCGGGATGATGACGGTCCTCGGCTACCGGAAGTAGCCCCGCCGGTGGGGTGGAGCGGGGTGCCGCGCCCTCGCTCCACCCCCCATCGCGTCGCTTTGACGATTACACTGGCGGGGTGCCTCAACTACGTCTCGCTCTGAATCAGATCGACTCGACCGTCGGCGACATCGCCGCGAACGCCGAGGCGATCGTGCACTGGACCCGGCACTGTGCCGAGCAGGGCGCGCACCTCGCCGCCTTCCCCGAGATGATGCTCACCGGCTACCCCGTCGAGGACCTGGCGCTGCGCTCCTCGTTCGTCGAGGCCTCCCGGCAGGCGCTGACCGCTCTGGCGGCGCGGCTGGCCGCCGAGGGCCTCGGGGAGCTGCCGGTGATCGTCGGCTACCTCGACCGGTCGGCCGACCGGCCCCGCTACGGCCAGCCCGCGGGCGCCCCGCGCAACGCGGGAGCGGTGCTGCACCGCGGCGAGGTGGTGCTCCGGTACGCCAAGCACCACCTGCCCAACTACGGCGTCTTCGACGAGTTCCGGTACTTCGTGCCGGGCGACACCCTGCCCGTGATCCGGGTCCACGGCGTCGACGTGGCCCTGGCGATCTGCGAGGACCTCTGGCAGGACGGCGGGCGCGTCCCGGCCACCCGGTCGGCCGGGGCCGGGCTGCTGGTCTCGATCAACGCCTCGCCGTACGAGCAGAACAAGGACGACACCCGCCTCGAACTGGTCCGCAAGCGGGCCCAGGAGGCCGGGTGCACCACCGCCTACCTGGCGATGGTCGGCGGCCAGGACGAGCTGGTCTTCGACGGCGACTCGATCGTCGTGGACCGCGGCGGCGAGGTCGTCGCCCGCGCCCCGCAGTTCTCCGAGGGCGGTGTGCTGCTCGACCTGGAGCTGCCCGCCGCGGGCCCGGTCCCGTCCGGGACGGTCGACGACGGGCTACGGATCGAGCACGTGATCCTCTCCGAGGAGCCCGTCCCGGCGTACGAGCCGGAGCTCACCGGCGGACAGGCCGAGCGCCTCGACGACGACGAGGAGGTGTACTCGGCGCTGGTCACGGGCCTGCGCGCGTATGTGTCCAAGAACGGCTTCCGGTCCGTCCTGATCGGTCTGTCCGGCGGCATCGACTCGGCGCTGGTCGCCGCGATCGCCTGCGACGCGCTCGGCGCGGAGAACGTGTACGGCGTGTCGATGCCGTCCAAGTACTCCTCGGAGCACTCCAGGGGCGACGCGGCCGAGCTGGCCCGCCGCACCGGGCTGAACCTGCGCACGGTGAGCATCGAGCCGATGTTCACCGCCTACATGGTCTCGCTGGGGCTCACCGGGCTCGCCGAGGAGAACCTCCAGTCGCGGCTGCGCGGCACCATGCTGATGGCGATCTCCAACCAGGAGGGCCATCTGGTGCTCGCGCCGGGCAACAAGTCCGAGCTGGCGGTGGGGTACTCGACCCTGTACGGCGACTCGGTCGGGGCGTACGGCCCGATCAAGGACGTCTACAAGACGGCCGTGTTCCGCCTCGCCAACTGGCGCAACAAGGCGGCGGCCGACCGGGGCGAGGTCCCGCCCATCCCGGAGAACTCGATCACCAAGCCGCCCAGCGCCGAGCTGCGCCCGGACCAGGTCGACACGGACTCGCTGCCGGATTACGCGGTCCTGGACGCGATCCTGGCGATGTACGTCGACCGCGACCAGGGCCGCGAGGCGATCGTGGCGGCGGGGTTCGACGCGGAGCTGGTGGCGCGGACGCTGCGGCTCGTCGACACCGCCGAGTACAAGCGGCGCCAGTACCCGCCGGGCACCAAGATCTCCGCGAAGGGCTTCGGCAAGGACCGGCGACTGCCGATCACCAACCGGTGGCGCGAGTCGGTCTGAACCCGGGCGCCCGGCCCCGACCCCGGCCCCCTGGCCTCAGATCTTCAGCCGCGCCGCGATCGGCAGGTGGTCGCTGGGCGTCCGGCCCAGGGTCCACGAGGACTTCGGCTCGACGCCCTTGACCATGATCTGGTCGATCCGGGCCATCGGGAACGACGCGGGCCAGGTGAAGCCGAAGCCGTTGCCCGCCGCGCCCTGGGTGGAGCGCATCTGCGAGGTGATGTTGTTCAGGGCGCGGTCGTTCATGGTGCCGTTGAGGTCGCCGAGCAGGACGACCTTCTTGAGCGGGTCGCCGGCGATGGCGTCGCCCAGGGCGTCCGCGCTGGCGTCCCGCTGGCGCGCGGTGAACCCGGCGCTGAGCTTCACCCGGACCGAGGGCATGTGCGCCACGTACACCTTCACCTGGCCGGCGGGGGTGCTCACGGTGGCGCGCATGGCGCGGGTCCAGCCCATCTTGATGTCGACCGGCTCGGCGTCGCTCAGCGGGAACTTCGACCACAGGCCCACCGTGCCCTGCACCGAGTGGTGCGGATAGGTCCCGTTCAGCGCCTTCTCGTACGCGCCGACCGCGCTGCCGGGCAGCTCCTCCAGGGCGAGGACGTCGGCGCCGGAGGCGATGAGCTGACGGGCGGTGCCGGCCGGGTCGGGGTTGTCGGCGTTCACGTTGTGCGTGGCGACGACCAGGTTGCCGCCCTTGCTCTCCTTGTCGGTGAGCAGCCCGCCGAAGAGATTGAGCCAGACGACCGCCGGGAGGACCAGGGCGATCAGCGCGGTCGCCGAGCGGCGCCACAGCGCGAGGCCGAGGAGCACCGGGACGAACACGCCCAGCCACGGCAGGAAGGTTTCCGTGAGGCTGCCCAGGTTGCCGATCCGGTTGGGGATCTTCGCGTGGACCAGCATGACCAGGGCGATCAGCACCGCGAGCCCGGCCAGGACCAGGCCCCGCCGCCAGATGCCGGGATCCCCCTGCCAGCCGTCGAGCAGGCGCCGGACCCGGGATCCGGAGCGCTCGCCCTCCGCGCTGCCGTTCCCCGTCTCCGCCACGTACGCCCGCGTCATACCGTCGTCCTCACTGCCTTGCCGTTCGTACTCCGCCGCCCTGATGACCCTAGGCGATGGAGGGCGGCTTTCCCTTGCCCCGTACTGCCTCGATGACGACAGGGCGCCGCGCGGGGTTCCAGCGGGTCACGGCCGCGGGGGTGGCTGTGACAAAACGCGCATATTTGCCAGGTGGGTGGTTTAAAGGTCATGTATTTGCGTGACTGAGGCACCCACTTCCCGTCGGCGGGGGTGGGATGCCACCATGGAAGTGGTCCGGAGACGCCGTCAGGGCGCTTCGAGATGACGAACAGGAGCCGTTGCGATGACGCAACAACTTAAGGCTGCGCAGAATCCGCCCGTAGAACGTTCCGACAGCAGCAAGGCGCTGTACGGGGGCAAGTCCACGCGCCGCGTCACGATCCACGACATCGCCGCCGCCAAGGCCCGGGGCGAGAAGTGGCCCATGCTCACCGCGTACGACGCGATGACCGCGTCCGTCTTCGACGAGGCCGGGATCCCGGTGCTCCTCGTGGGCGACTCGATGGGCAACTGCCACCTGGGCTACGACACGACCGTCCCGGTCACGCTCGACGAGATCGCCATGCTGTCCGCCGCCGTCGTACGGGGCACCAAGCGCGCCCTCGTCGTCGCGGACCTGCCGTTCGGCACCTACCAGGAGGGCCCGGTGCAGGCGCTGCGCAGCGCCACCCGCCTGATCAAGGAGACGGGCGTCGGGGCCGTCAAGCTGGAGGGCGGCGAGCGCTCGCTGGCCCAGACCGAGCTGCTGGTGCAGTCCGGCATCCCGGTCATGTCCCACCTGGGCCTGACCCCGCAGTCCGTGAACGCCATGGGCTACCGGGTGCAGGGCCGCTCCGACGAGGCCGCGCACCAGCTGCTGCGCGACGCGAAGGCGGCGGAGTCCGCGGGCGCGTTCGCGGTGGTGCTCGAACTCGTCCCCGCGGAGGTCGCGGCGGAGATCACGCGCTCGCTGCACATCCCCACCGTGGGGATCGGGGCGGGCGTCGAGTGCGACGCGCAGGTGCTGGTGTACACGGACATGGTGGGGCTCACCGGGGGGAAGGTGCCGCGGTTCACGAAGCAGTACGCGGATATGCGCCGGGTCCTCGGTGACGCGGCCAAGGAGTTCGCAGGCGAGGTCGTGGGCGGGGCGTTCCCGGCGGAGGAGCACACGTTCCACTGAGCGCGCCGCTCGGGGAATGCAGTCATTTCGGCTGCGGACCGGCCTTGGCTGGTCGCGCAGTTCCCCGCGCCCCTAAGGGGCACGGCAGCCCGTCGGCACTTCGTGTCGGCGGGCTGTCGGCGTCTGTAGGTCGTCTGTCGGTGGATTGTCGGTGGCGGCTGGCACCTTGGGGGCATGACGCGAATCGACAACAACCCCGAAGGCGGCGCGGCCAACGCCGTCACGGTGCGGGGGCTGGTGAAGCACTTCGGCGACACCAAGGCGCTGGACGGCGTGGACCTGGACGTCCGCGAGGGCACGGTCCTCGGAGTCCTGGGGCCCAACGGCGCCGGCAAGACCACCCTCGTCCGCTGCCTGTCCACCCTGATCGTGCCGGACGCCGGCACTGCCACCGTCGCCGGGTACGACGTGGTGAAGCAGCCCCGCCAGCTGCGCCGCACCATAGGCCTCACCGGGCAGTACGCCTCGGTGGACGAGAAGCTGTCGGGCTGGGAGAACCTGTACATGATCGGGCGGCTGCTCGATCTGTCCCGCAAGGACGCCCGGGCCCGCGCCGACGAGCTCCTGGAGCGGTTCTCGCTCACCGAGGCCGCCAAGCGGCCCGCGATGAACTACTCGGGAGGCATGCGCCGCCGCCTCGACCTCGCGGCCTCCATGATCGGCAACCCGGCCGTGCTCTATCTGGACGAGCCGACCACCGGTCTCGACCCGCGCACCCGCAACGAGGTGTGGGACGAGGTCCAGCGGATGGTGGCCGAGGGCGCCACCGTGCTGCTCACCACCCAGTACATGGAAGAGGCCGAGCAGCTGGCGAACCAGCTGACGGTCATCGACCGCGGCAAGGTCATCGCCAACGGCGGCATCAACGAGCTGAAGGCGAAGGTCGGCGGCCGCACCCTGCAGATCCGGCCCACCGACCCGGCCCAGCTGGGCGCGATGGCCCGCGCCATCACCGAGGCCGGTCTGGACGGGGTCTCCGGCACCCAGGCGGTCCCCGACGAGGGCCTGCTGAACGTGCCGATCCTCAGCGACGAGCAGCTGACCGCGGTGGTCGGCCTGCTGGGCGCCCGCGGCTTCGGCATCGCCCACATAGGCACCCATCTGCCCAGCCTGGACGAGGTGTTCCTGGCCATCACCGGCCAGAAGCCCACCCTCCAGGAGTCCGAGAGCGACGACACGATCGAGGAGGTCGCGGCATGAGCACCGCCACCACCGCCGAGGCCGCCCGCACGAAGGCGCCGACCGGCATCCGCCCGCCCGTCACGGACGCCGACGGCCGGATCGGCCCGCGCGCCAATCTGCGCCACATAGGCGCCCTGGTGCGCCGCAACGCGCTCCAGATCAAGCAGGACCCGGAGTCGATGTTCGACGCCGTGTTCATGCCGATCATCTTCACCCTGCTGTTCGTGTACGTGTTCGGCGGCGCCGTCTCCGGCAAGGGCAACCAGGGCGAGTACGTCAACTACCTGATCCCGGGCCTGATGGCGATGCAGGGCCTGAACATCGCGATGGCGGTGGGCACCGGCATCAACGACGACTTCAAGAAGGGCGTCATGGACCGGTTCCGGACCATGCCGATCGCCCGGTCGTCGGTCCTGATCGCCAAGATCGTGGTGGAGATCGGCCGCATGATGGTCGCCACCTCGATCCTGCTCGTCATGGGCTTCATCCTCGGCCTGTCCATCCACACCTCGGTGCTCGAACTGCTCGCGGCGGTCGGTCTGTCGCTGGTGTTCGGCGCCTCGCTGATGTGGATCTTCATCCTGCTCGGTCTCACCATGAAGACGGCCCAGGCCGTCCAGGGAGTGGCGATGCTGGTGCTGATGCCGCTGCAGTTCGGCTCGTCGATCTTCGCGAAGCCGACCACGATGCCGGGCTGGCTGCAGACCTTCACGGACTACAACCCGCTCTCCAACCTCGCGGACGCCGCCCGCAACCTGGTCAACGGCGGCCCGGTCGCCCACTCGGCGCTGATGACGCTGGGCTGGGCGGTCGCGATCACCGCGATCACGGCCCCCCTGGCGGTAGCCAAGTTCCGCAAGCGGACGTGATGTTGACGGTTCGCCAGATCTGACATCAGTCCCGTTCGCGTTGTGCCAGGGCGGCGGCCTCCTCCAGGGAGAGGCCGCCGCCCTCGGCGTACGCGGCGTCGTAGGCGGCGCCGTCGAGACGTGAGCGGACCAGCGCCTCCACCTTCGCCCGCTGCTCCACCTCCATGGGCGTGGCGAAGTGGACCGACGGCATCAGGGCGTCGTGCGCGCCGACCAGGCGCGCGGCGTCGGCGGCGGTCCCGCTGCCCGGCTGTGTGAGACCCGCCCACGACCAGGCGACGGAGAGCAGATGCACCGGGATCATCTGGGGCGCGACCATCTGGGACATCGGCTCCACGGCCCGGGCCAGCGCGGCGCGGGCGTCCGCCAGGCCCTTGGCGTAGGCGCCCTCCAGGTTCTCCAGCCAGGCCCGGATGCCGAGCACGAAGCCCTCGAAGAGCGAGAGATTGCTCGACTTGAACTCCTCCAGCATCAGCACGATCTGCTCCCGCGCCTCCGGGATCCGGTCGGTGCGGCCCAGCCACATCGACAGGAACAGCCGGGCGGCGGGCTGCGCCTCGTACCCCGCCTGGCGGCCCGCGGCGAGGATCTCGCGCAGCATCGCCTCGCCGCGCTCGCCCTCGCCGGTCTCGATCAGCACCGACGCCAGGCGCGCCTTCAGGAGCGAGACCTGCGCCTGGGCGCCGAGCCGTTCGGCATACCGCACGGCCTCGGCGTAGTCCTCGGCCGCCAGCGCGTACTGGCCGCGCCGCTCCCGGGCCTCTCCGCGCGCGGAGAGCGCCTCGGCGGCGCCCCAGTCGTCGCCGAGGCGCCGGAAGATGGCGAGGCCCGCGTCGGCGTCGCGGGTCGCCTCACCGGCCCAGTCGCTGCGGTTGGCGAGGACGTTGGCCCGCATCTGGAGGGCGTTGGCGAGCTCCCACTCGTAACCGAGCTCCTCACAGGCCAGCACGGTCGCGTCGAGGAGTTCCTTGAGCTTGCCGGAGTCGCTGACCAGGATCACCGGGAAGAACCAGAGCGCGCCGGGCATCCGGCAGGTCTGCGGCAGCCCCGGCCGGTAGACGCCCACGATGGCGCGCAGATACTCCCGCGCCTGAGGCGTCGTCCAGTTGTCGGCGGTGTGGTCCATGGAGGCGAGCAGGAACAGCCGCACCCCGCGCCGCGCCTCCTGGAGCACCTCGGGCTCCATCGGCGGCGGGCTGTCGGTGCAGCGCGAGTGGACCGGCGGCGCGGGCTCGGCGGGCGGCGCGAACGGGTCGGGGCCGAGGTCCGCGGCCGCCTGGGACCAGTGGCGGGACTCGCCGCGCAGATCGCGCATGTGCCAGTACGAGCCCAGCGCGTGCACCATGCACAGCACCTCCTGCTCGTCGGCGAGGTCGACGGCCCGGCGCAGCGCGGTGCGCAGGTTCTCGTACTCCCGCTCCAGGAGCTCGACCGCGGCGCGCTGGCCGCGGCCGCGCAGCCGCGGGTCGGTGGTCCGGGCCAGCTCCCGGTAGTGCACGAGGTGGCGGCGCTCGGTGGCGCCCCGGTCCCCGGCGTCGTCGAGCCGCTCTCCCGCGTACTCGGCGACGGTCTCCAGGAGCCGGTAGCGCATCTCGCCGCCGTCCCCGGGCGCGGCGACGACCAGCGACTTGTCGACGAGGGAGCCGAGCAGCGGGGCGACGTCGGCGGCGGCGACACCGGCCGGGCCGTCCGCGCAGACCTCCTCCGCCGCCGCCAGGACGCAGCCGCCCGCGAAGACGGAGAGGCGGCGCAGGACCGTGCGCTCCGGTTCCTCCAGCAGGTCCCAGGACCAGTCGACGACCGCGCGCAGGGTCTGCTGGCGCGGCAGTACGGTCCGGCTGCCGCTGGTCAGCAGGCGGAACCGGTCGTCGAGCCGGTCCGCGATCTGACGGGGCGTCAACATGCGGAGGCGGGCGGCGGCGAGCTCCACCGCCAGCGGCAGTCCGTCCAGGCGGCGGCAGATCTCGGCGGCCGCCCCCGGGTCGTCCTCCACCCGGAAGCCCGGCCGGGCCGCCGCGCCCCGGTCCGCGAGCAGCCGCAGCGCCACCGGCCCCGGCAGCGGCTCCACCGGCCGCACCACCTCGCCCGGCACGCCCAGCGGCTCCCGGCTGGTGGCCAGGATGGTCAGCCCCGGGCAGCGCGCCAGCAGATACTCCGCGAGCCCGGCGGCGGCGTCGACGACATGCTCGCAGTTGTCCAGGAGCAGCAGCATCCGGCGGCGCTCGCAGTGCGCGGCGAGGTGGACGAGCGGGTCGCCGCCGGCGCGGTCGGCGGCCCGCAGCTCCTCGGCGCCGGCGCCGTGCAGCACGGTCTCGCGCGCGCCGACCGAGGTGAGGACGGCGGCGGGCACGGCCGCCGGGTCGGCGACCGGGGCGAGCTCGGCCAGCCACACCCCGTCGGGCCAGCCGTCCCCGGCCGCGCCCACGGCCTCGGCGGCCTCCTGGGAGAGCCGGGTCTTCCCGGCCCCGCCGGGCCCGAGCAGCGTCACCAGACGGGCGCCGCCCAGGTCGCCCCGGATCGCCTCGATGTCGGCCTCGCGCCCTACGAAGGAGGTGAGCCGCGCGCGCAGGTTGCCGCGGGCGGCGGGGCGGGCGGGGGGCGGCTCGGCGGCGGGCGCGTCCGGCGTGCGCAGCAACTCCTCGTGCAGCGCCCGCAGTTCGGGGCCCGGGTCGGCGCCGAGGCGGTCGGCCAGGGTGCGGCGCACGTCCTCGTACGCGGCGAGGGCCTCGGCCGTGCGGCCCGCCGCGCGCAGGGCGCGGATGCGCAGGGCGTGCAGCGGCTCGTCGAGCGGGTGGGCGGCGCAGAGCGCGGCCAGTTCGGGCAGCGCCTCGTCGGCCCGGCCGAGCGCCAGGGCCGCGGCGAGGCGGGCCCGGCGGGCGTCGAGGCGGCGGGCCTCCCAGCGGGCCGCCTCGGCCGCCCGGTCGGGCAGGTCGGCCAGGACGGGCCCGGTCCACAGCGCGAGGGCGTCGTCGAGCCGGGTCAGGGCCTTCGCCGGGTCGCCCTGCTCCAGGGCGCGGCTCCCGTCCCCGGCCAGCCGCTCGAAGCGGTACAGGTCGATGTCGTCCGGCTCGGCGTCCAGGCGGTAGCCGCCGCCCTCCACCGAGGCGATCGCGGTGTGCCCCACCGCCCGCCGCAGCCGCCCGACCAGCGCCTGGAGCGCACCGGCCGCGTCGGCGGGCGGCTCGCCGTTCCACACCTCGTCGACGAGGAGGCCGACCGGGACCGTACGGCCGGGGCGCAGGGCGAGCACCGTCAACAGGGCGCGCAGCCGCGCCCCGCCGACGGCGACCGCCGTTCCGTCGGGGTTCAACAGCTGGGTGGGGCCGATAATCCGGTAGCGCACGGCCCCATTCTCCGCGACGTGCGCCGCCCCCGTGCCCCCGCCCGCCAACTCCCGGCCAAGCGCCGGTGGCCAGGGGTGGAACTCGTACGGGATCGCCGGACGTTCTCGGGGTATCACCTGTACGGTCGGGGCCGTCCGACCGCACCCCCACCCCCGGGAGCCCCGCACATGGCCACCGCCACCTCGCGCCGCAGCGACCGGAGGATCAGCCCGGTCTTCCTGGGGATCGCCGCCGTCACCGCGGTCGCCGGATGGGCGGTGTGGACGGGGTTCTCGAACGCGCCGGGCTTCGCCGTCTTCCTCTTCGTGACGGGCGCCTGGGTCGTCTCCCTGTGCCTGCACGAGTACGCGCACGCCCGCACCGCGCTGCACGGCGGCGACATCTCGGTGGGCGCCAAGGGCTATCTGACGCTCAACCCGCTGAAGTACACGCACGCGATGCTGTCGATCGTGCTGCCGGTCATCTTCGTGATCATGGGCGGCATCGGTCTGCCCGGCGGCGCCGTCTTCATCGAGCACGGCCGGATCCGGGGCCGCTGGAAGCACAGCCTGATCGCGGCGGCGGGCCCGCTCACCAACGTGCTGTTCGCGGTGGTCTGCACGGCCCCGTTCTGGCTGCACGCGCTGGACGGCGTCCCCGCCGGGTTCCGGTACGCGCTGGCGTTCCTGGCGCTGCTCCAGGTGACGGCGGCGATCCTGAACTTCCTGCCGGTCCCGGGCCTCGACGGGTACGGGGTGATCGAGCCGTGGCTGTCGCACGGCATCCGCCGCCAGATCGAGCCGTTCGCGCCCTTCGGGCTGCTCGCGGTCTTCGCGTTCCTGTGGCTGCCGTCGGTGAACAACGTGTTCTTCGACGCCATCCACTCGATCCTGCGCGGGCTCGGCGTCACCGAGTGGGACACCTACTGGGGCCAGCGCCTCTACCGCTTCTGGCAGGGCACCCCGGACATCCCGTCGCTCACCGGCTGACGGCGGCGGCCCGCCGCGCGTCGGCCTTCGCCTTGCGCAGGTAGTACCAGGCCATGTTGGAGGAGAGCCCGGCGAGCAGGATCCAGACGACGCCGGTCCAGTTGCCCTGGACGAAGGAGACCACAGCGGCGGCGACCGCGAGGGCGCAGACGACGAGGGCGTACAGAGCGAGGCGGGGCATGGGGGTCGGCTCCTGTCCGGGTACGGCGCTGATGCCCGTCCAGTGTCCCCCATGCCCCGGCCGGAGCTACACGTCGGTCACACGCAGCCCGGCGTGCGCCTTGTAGCGGCGGTTCACCGAGATCAGGTTGGCGACCAGCGACTCCACCTGGTGGGCATTGCGCAGCCGCCCCGCGAAGACACCCCGCATCCCCGGGATCCGGGCGGCCAGCGCCTGCACCAGGTCGGTGTCAGCACGGCTCTCGCCGAGCACCATCACATCGGTGTCGATCTCCTCGATGGAGGCGTCCTGGAGGAGCACCGCCGAGAGGTGGTGGAAGGCGGCGGTGACCCGCGAGTCCGGCAGCAGGGCGGCGGCCTGCTCGGCGGCGCTGCCCTCCTCGGGCTTGAGGGCGTACGCGCCCTTCTTGTCGAAGCCCAGCGGGTTGACGCAGTCGACGACCAGCTTGCCCGCGAGCTCCTCGCGCAGCGCCTCCAGCGTCTTGGCGTGCCCGTCCCACGGCACCGCGACGATCACGATGTCGCTGCGGCGCGCGCACTCGGCGTTGTCCGCGCCCTCCACCCCGAGGCCCAGCTCGTCGGCGGCGGCCCGGGCCCGCTCGGCGGCCCGCGAGCCGATGATCACCTTCTGGCCCGCCCGGGCCAGCCGGTAGGCGAGCCCGCGGCCCTGGTCGCCGGTGCCACCGAGCACGCCGACGACAAGCCCGGAGACGTCGGGCAGGTCCCAGGGGTCCTTGGCGGCGGGCTTCGGGGTGTTCGCGGCGCTGTCAGTCGAAGTCATGGAGCCGACCTTACGCCGCGCCCTACCGGCAGGTAGACCCCTGGTGCGCCTGCTCCCGTTCGGGTGAGGAGTGACCGTTGCGGCCCGCCGGGGCGCGCGGTGCGGCAGGATGCCGGGCCATGGATGCCGTACGCGTCGCACTGTTGCGGGAAGTCCTCGCGGGGACCGAGTGGCTGCGGGGCACCCGCCGGTTCGCGGGGGTGCTGCGGGGGTCGGTGGTGCCGAACGGCGGCGGGCTGCTGCTGGTGGGCACCGAGGCGTACGAGCCGTGGCACCTGGCGGCGCACCTCACCGACGAGGCCGCGTGGTCGGGGGTCCCCGAGCTCACCCCCACGCTCGTACGCCACCGGGTCGAGCCGGGCCGCGGCCCGCACCTGTCCGTGGGGCTCGGACGCCTCGCGGCGGCCGGACGGGGCGAGACGCTGCTCGTGGTGGCACCGGAGCGGCCCGACGGCGGCCTGCTGGAGCGGGTCCACGACGCCCGGCGGGCCGGGGCGCGGGTCCTGGCGCTCGACGGGGGCGACCCGGAGGTGCGGGGCCTGGTCCACGAGTCACTGACGGTGCCGCCGGGCGCGGAG encodes the following:
- a CDS encoding NAD+ synthase, coding for MPQLRLALNQIDSTVGDIAANAEAIVHWTRHCAEQGAHLAAFPEMMLTGYPVEDLALRSSFVEASRQALTALAARLAAEGLGELPVIVGYLDRSADRPRYGQPAGAPRNAGAVLHRGEVVLRYAKHHLPNYGVFDEFRYFVPGDTLPVIRVHGVDVALAICEDLWQDGGRVPATRSAGAGLLVSINASPYEQNKDDTRLELVRKRAQEAGCTTAYLAMVGGQDELVFDGDSIVVDRGGEVVARAPQFSEGGVLLDLELPAAGPVPSGTVDDGLRIEHVILSEEPVPAYEPELTGGQAERLDDDEEVYSALVTGLRAYVSKNGFRSVLIGLSGGIDSALVAAIACDALGAENVYGVSMPSKYSSEHSRGDAAELARRTGLNLRTVSIEPMFTAYMVSLGLTGLAEENLQSRLRGTMLMAISNQEGHLVLAPGNKSELAVGYSTLYGDSVGAYGPIKDVYKTAVFRLANWRNKAAADRGEVPPIPENSITKPPSAELRPDQVDTDSLPDYAVLDAILAMYVDRDQGREAIVAAGFDAELVARTLRLVDTAEYKRRQYPPGTKISAKGFGKDRRLPITNRWRESV
- a CDS encoding endonuclease/exonuclease/phosphatase family protein: MTRAYVAETGNGSAEGERSGSRVRRLLDGWQGDPGIWRRGLVLAGLAVLIALVMLVHAKIPNRIGNLGSLTETFLPWLGVFVPVLLGLALWRRSATALIALVLPAVVWLNLFGGLLTDKESKGGNLVVATHNVNADNPDPAGTARQLIASGADVLALEELPGSAVGAYEKALNGTYPHHSVQGTVGLWSKFPLSDAEPVDIKMGWTRAMRATVSTPAGQVKVYVAHMPSVRVKLSAGFTARQRDASADALGDAIAGDPLKKVVLLGDLNGTMNDRALNNITSQMRSTQGAAGNGFGFTWPASFPMARIDQIMVKGVEPKSSWTLGRTPSDHLPIAARLKI
- the panB gene encoding 3-methyl-2-oxobutanoate hydroxymethyltransferase, with amino-acid sequence MTQQLKAAQNPPVERSDSSKALYGGKSTRRVTIHDIAAAKARGEKWPMLTAYDAMTASVFDEAGIPVLLVGDSMGNCHLGYDTTVPVTLDEIAMLSAAVVRGTKRALVVADLPFGTYQEGPVQALRSATRLIKETGVGAVKLEGGERSLAQTELLVQSGIPVMSHLGLTPQSVNAMGYRVQGRSDEAAHQLLRDAKAAESAGAFAVVLELVPAEVAAEITRSLHIPTVGIGAGVECDAQVLVYTDMVGLTGGKVPRFTKQYADMRRVLGDAAKEFAGEVVGGAFPAEEHTFH
- a CDS encoding ATP-binding cassette domain-containing protein produces the protein MTRIDNNPEGGAANAVTVRGLVKHFGDTKALDGVDLDVREGTVLGVLGPNGAGKTTLVRCLSTLIVPDAGTATVAGYDVVKQPRQLRRTIGLTGQYASVDEKLSGWENLYMIGRLLDLSRKDARARADELLERFSLTEAAKRPAMNYSGGMRRRLDLAASMIGNPAVLYLDEPTTGLDPRTRNEVWDEVQRMVAEGATVLLTTQYMEEAEQLANQLTVIDRGKVIANGGINELKAKVGGRTLQIRPTDPAQLGAMARAITEAGLDGVSGTQAVPDEGLLNVPILSDEQLTAVVGLLGARGFGIAHIGTHLPSLDEVFLAITGQKPTLQESESDDTIEEVAA
- a CDS encoding ABC transporter permease, yielding MSTATTAEAARTKAPTGIRPPVTDADGRIGPRANLRHIGALVRRNALQIKQDPESMFDAVFMPIIFTLLFVYVFGGAVSGKGNQGEYVNYLIPGLMAMQGLNIAMAVGTGINDDFKKGVMDRFRTMPIARSSVLIAKIVVEIGRMMVATSILLVMGFILGLSIHTSVLELLAAVGLSLVFGASLMWIFILLGLTMKTAQAVQGVAMLVLMPLQFGSSIFAKPTTMPGWLQTFTDYNPLSNLADAARNLVNGGPVAHSALMTLGWAVAITAITAPLAVAKFRKRT
- a CDS encoding BTAD domain-containing putative transcriptional regulator, with translation MRYRIIGPTQLLNPDGTAVAVGGARLRALLTVLALRPGRTVPVGLLVDEVWNGEPPADAAGALQALVGRLRRAVGHTAIASVEGGGYRLDAEPDDIDLYRFERLAGDGSRALEQGDPAKALTRLDDALALWTGPVLADLPDRAAEAARWEARRLDARRARLAAALALGRADEALPELAALCAAHPLDEPLHALRIRALRAAGRTAEALAAYEDVRRTLADRLGADPGPELRALHEELLRTPDAPAAEPPPARPAARGNLRARLTSFVGREADIEAIRGDLGGARLVTLLGPGGAGKTRLSQEAAEAVGAAGDGWPDGVWLAELAPVADPAAVPAAVLTSVGARETVLHGAGAEELRAADRAGGDPLVHLAAHCERRRMLLLLDNCEHVVDAAAGLAEYLLARCPGLTILATSREPLGVPGEVVRPVEPLPGPVALRLLADRGAAARPGFRVEDDPGAAAEICRRLDGLPLAVELAAARLRMLTPRQIADRLDDRFRLLTSGSRTVLPRQQTLRAVVDWSWDLLEEPERTVLRRLSVFAGGCVLAAAEEVCADGPAGVAAADVAPLLGSLVDKSLVVAAPGDGGEMRYRLLETVAEYAGERLDDAGDRGATERRHLVHYRELARTTDPRLRGRGQRAAVELLEREYENLRTALRRAVDLADEQEVLCMVHALGSYWHMRDLRGESRHWSQAAADLGPDPFAPPAEPAPPVHSRCTDSPPPMEPEVLQEARRGVRLFLLASMDHTADNWTTPQAREYLRAIVGVYRPGLPQTCRMPGALWFFPVILVSDSGKLKELLDATVLACEELGYEWELANALQMRANVLANRSDWAGEATRDADAGLAIFRRLGDDWGAAEALSARGEARERRGQYALAAEDYAEAVRYAERLGAQAQVSLLKARLASVLIETGEGERGEAMLREILAAGRQAGYEAQPAARLFLSMWLGRTDRIPEAREQIVLMLEEFKSSNLSLFEGFVLGIRAWLENLEGAYAKGLADARAALARAVEPMSQMVAPQMIPVHLLSVAWSWAGLTQPGSGTAADAARLVGAHDALMPSVHFATPMEVEQRAKVEALVRSRLDGAAYDAAYAEGGGLSLEEAAALAQRERD